A genomic region of Raphanus sativus cultivar WK10039 unplaced genomic scaffold, ASM80110v3 Scaffold4471, whole genome shotgun sequence contains the following coding sequences:
- the LOC130507406 gene encoding uncharacterized protein LOC130507406 has product MGIPLNATVADSMKHRRRSHRVQLLNRVEVEIERVKESRGVEEDVSKWKNSKGKYKTKFSTKETWLSIREDHPLCYWYKAVWFKHATPRYSFITWVAMRGRLATGDRMLVWSGNIDATCVLCKNPLETIQHLFFECPYSAQVWEALMKGVMVDQYMGDWETLIRLIVDDTGWSKVKVFVMRYMFQATIYMIWRERNRRRHGEKAVPTMSMVSQLDKNMRNQLTVIRSRGDEKFEGGMAYWFEAR; this is encoded by the coding sequence ATGGGTATCCCTTTGAATGCTACGGTAGCAGACAGTATGAAGCATAGAAGAAGGTCGCATCGAGTTCAACTTCTGAACAGGGTGGAAGTGGAAATTGAAAGAGTTAAAGAGAGTAGAGGAGTAGAAGAGGATGTATCTAAGTGGAAAAATAGTAAAGGCAAGTACAAGACCAAATTTTCTACAAAGGAAACTTGGCTGAGTATTAGAGAAGATCATCCTCTTTGCTACTGGTACAAAGCGGTTTGGTTCAAGCACGCGACTCCGAGGTACTCCTTTATTACTTGGGTTGCTATGAGAGGAAGGTTAGCAACAGGAGATAGAATGCTGGTATGGAGTGGGAACATTGATGCGACCTGTGTTCTATGTAAAAATCCTTTGGAGACTATACAACATTTATTCTTTGAATGTCCGTATTCTGCGCAAGTTTGGGAAGCGCTTATGAAGGGTGTGATGGTGGATCAGTATATGGGAGATTGGGAGACACTTATCAGGCTAATTGTTGATGATACTGGATGGAGTAAAGTGAAGGTGTTTGTCATGAGATATATGTTTCAGGCAACGATTTATATGATATGGAGAGAAAGGAATAGAAGAAGACATGGAGAGAAAGCAGTCCCAACAATGAGTATGGTGAGTCAATTGGATAAGAACATGCGAAATCAACTAACTGTGATCAGAAGTAGAGGAGACGAGAAGTTTGAAGGGGGGATGGCTTATTGGTTTGAAGCAAGATAA